One window of the Zea mays cultivar B73 chromosome 3, Zm-B73-REFERENCE-NAM-5.0, whole genome shotgun sequence genome contains the following:
- the LOC100502303 gene encoding uncharacterized protein isoform X9 — protein sequence MDLAGMKRRELQALCKRHGLPAGGTNADLVGRLDAVLSGPAVVEEEVAGVPARKGCLKQTGGGATEAKKVTFGAEVGKARRLRSRVIWSPVVAKTRGKSARAGTDSAAEDGISADVGADVPVRRSRRNSFNPAEAEEAGEAVAVDRKPKRKNQENDEGVAVIAQARVTRRSNLEWSATVLPPAVEKKRGRQNAAESDVQKSALVEVTARTTRSRSIVPVVVPPTVVENKRRKTGDPQTTVELTMLSDVPRSDFPATRSLRNKIVHVNNSVVDETHTTRQLENKMRPSTRRHQQVASSPEDKGQKIPATSKSPLLRWSRRNYSEANSANSVNIKLAKDSSTAQPLAHHNSHSEDLEKQPAVKEPIKRSTRKSIALAALEKEKDVIEGKNPEAHVRRSTRKSVVQVKDTKSIVEETQYANSEDVAKQPATKGPARGLRRKSVITELHEKEKSLIAEKNMETDEAILTRKPVIPVKNIKAVGEGIQIGKGKDVDKQFVVKQPTRRSSRKSVLPDMLENNSGLLAPKMNAEMNVRRSTRKSVLPDMHNEKQDHHKMARNENLQSGKYQDGEKQQKVKDSIRQSRRSIATVLLEGQNNDEGKKFKNPTRRTTHKSHALNAVEEVSMDHIEVGEEGLKLRKRSRFLLEISSSANVSWKHQNAQISNEKDNTEGSQQASNCTTSKRRSSKKRRTTAPEEVMPFKVANDDIVIMEETKDTLEYNNESSSKVQEICQVNAAREEFSSGPLLVTVAPSDEICTVQSVAVVIPGSESGDDANQSSDKSKQPQEHSVTQTVDDHLSETRSGKLDQSTCITGLVSDNCVVSEDKTLMSEDREEQSPVSGEQRVSLEANANEPEEKNLANVTSTDLHTKSLQHDIDRIAKETDKDVLSLVFPIEEHEEKYGVSPIAVEKCVCREASACESARKPLTVIFSNNLHTKHLQHDCDVLIKETGEEVLAQENCNDQPVPAQTDQEIKLNDELADPDVLAQENCNDQPVPAQTDLEIKLHDELADPDHEEQSPVSGERRVSLEANANEPEEKNLANVISIDLHTKSLQHDNGRIAEETDKEHEEKYAVSPIAVEKSFRQEASAIESAGKPLTVIFSNDLHTKHLQHDCDVLIKETGEDVLAQENCNDQPVPANEPEEKNLANVISTDLHTKTLQHDNDRIAEETDKDHEEQSNVFGERRVSLEANANEPEEKNLANVISTDLHTKTLQHDNDRIAEETDKDHEEQSNVSGERRVSLEANANEPEEKNLANVISTDLHTKTLQHDNDRIAEETDKDVSSLVFPIEEHEEKYAVSPIAVEKSVSREASACESAGKPLTVIFSNDLHTKHLQHDCDVLIKETGEDVLAQENCNDQPVPAQTDLEMKLNDELADPEVLAQENCNDQPVLAQTDLETKLNDELADLAMESGCSITERNEGLVAHNLDQEGFLEATPECKQECGLPEETVISSKETGSLLCADQSPIGLESLFSQESIVESVGHCALASATTHTENGFDDSKDCHNKSALENVHVPEPCSHNDTKGGIFKNVDCMHTSQRDDRMEGVPEANTDEEHVLSAFLLDANHLNVVINSEEVVCEGEDSKELLHSEDCKASSEKTDVNDGNVYGISDAVVRCALHAPADDNYEIFLGPNTDVPRQVYNDGCSDVKEDRFASKPWTIDIIEDASVKERSNLKDWQLDSKLEGTEIVESGLYFNKDIGNILHSGSIGEITPSGSGLSKDSSVDYRGEVLDGFSMEASLERSSTRGEQNGCRLDAIENPSITLATSGYKHEGALSEEAVYTKKNYAGTCLSNPRELIMELQSHFSKENINESDPHDSLVFPTAENSADEQLVKVHHGSNLSQLGLTDLLDGPIGCSNTDVLCQCDNHKNQSNEDKVEEVEAVSAAKYIESEVVLLPSQERSNLNNEQLNTKLESPNIMGSCLNCDNDVCNTSDNGSVFVIGKRTPSASGLPEDYPKDSDLQQPVLDSFSVVSSFQDNISGKKTVSGVAGSEILSLSLATPDYKHEDGFSEEAVCRTKNYTGTSSVDPRHLDMEGHSIYSEGGTEKSNLQDNLAFLSAESGKDEPIICHVEKLVDAHASSDTYQGPCQDLGRHEEQESCMSIPMQAKESGGVLRSSHTKGSVTAAQIDLAGDAHLIVSDNAAAKQVFSEEKEETKSISSSDIDILHEKSYSSGHDDHAACAAETQFYHPQKASISDGLHLGPSSLQVESLDALDSDILYVNTGVLEQHHKEGYYEPSVYQITSGICTMSEAEPFEVLETGKDVKTPSKLDEQLNPGLDGDEAEKHSLDCGTDTSPVMSKRTLSSPGSGPCQQYVNESTTSTQSTDNHPNDLPAPRSPEQSACFQNDNDSGSVGICQSSRRRGIDELCGKLQSFKVSSAVKGSYVAMGAPRPKPGDSTSRSAAALLRNIENTTAVKAGRPPVKPNADGKDSSRRALQPISGRPDSR from the exons TCATATGGTCGCCGGTCGTTGCCAAGACAAGGGGGAAGTCTGCTCGAGCCGGTACTGATTCTGCTGCTGAAGACGGTATTTCTGCAGATGTGGGCGCTGATGTCCCAGTGAGGCGGTCCAGGAGGAATTCGTTCAATCCTGCCGAGGCTGAGGAAGCAGGAGAGGCTGTTGCTGTTGACAGGAAGCCCAAGCGCAAGAATCAGGAGAATGACGAGGGCGTTGCTGTTATCGCTCAGGCTAGAGTTACGAGAAGGTCAAATTTGGAGTGGTCTGCTACTGTATTGCCTCCTGCTGTTGAGAAGAAGAGAGGGAGGCAGAATGCAGCTGAGTCTGATGTGCAGAAGTCCGCTCTGGTGGAAGTAACAGCTAGGACTACAAGGTCTCGCTCAATCGTACCTGTTGTGGTGCCACCCACTGTGGTTGAGAACAAGAGGAGGAAGACTGGAGATCCACAAACAACTGTAGAGTTGACTATGCTTTCAGATGTGCCCAGAAGTGATTTTCCTGCCACCAGGTCTTTAAGGAACAAAATTGTCCACGTTAACAACAGCGTCGTGGACGAAACTCACACTACCAGGCAGTTGGAAAACAAGATGCGTCCGTCTACTCGTAGGCATCAACAGGTTGCATCTTCTCCGGAGGATAAAGGTCAAAAAATTCCTGCTACCAGTAAGTCCCCTCTACTGAGGTGGTCACGGAGAAACTATTCTGAGGCCAATAGTGCAAATTCAGTAAACATCAAATTGGCCAAAGACTCGAGCACAGCTCAGCCATTGGCACACCATAATTCTCATTCTGAAGATTTGGAGAAACAACCAGCAGTTAAAGAACCAATTAAACGGTCAACACGTAAATCTATTGCTTTGGCTGCACTTGAGAAAGAGAAGGATGTAATTGAAGGAAAGAACCCTGAAGCACATGTTAGGCGATCAACGAGGAAATCAGTTGTGCAGGTTAAAGATACCAAAAGTATTGTTGAAGAGACTCAATATGCTAACAGTGAAGATGTGGCGAAGCAACCAGCAACTAAAGGACCTGCTAGGGGGCTGAGACGTAAATCTGTTATCACAGAATTGCATGAGAAAGAGAAGAGTCTCATTGCCGAAAAGAACATGGAAACAGATGAAGCGATATTAACGCGGAAGCCTGTAATCCCAGTTAaaaatattaaagctgttggtgaAGGAATTCAAATTGGTAAGGGCAAAGATGTGGATAAACAATTTGTTGTGAAGCAACCTACTAGGCGATCATCGCGCAAATCTGTGCTGCCTGATATGCTTGAGAATAATAGTGGACTTCTAGCACCCAAAATGAATGCTGAGATGAATGTTAGGAGATCAACACGGAAGTCTGTTCTTCCTGACATGCATAATGAGAAGCAAGATCACCATAAAATGGCTAGAAATGAGAACTTGCAAAGTGGTAAATATCAAGATGGTGAGAAGCAACAGAAAGTAAAAGATTCTATTAGGCAATCAAGGAGATCTATCGCTACAGTGCTACTTGAGGGACAAAATAATGATGAAGGAAAAAAGTTCAAAAATCCTACGAGGAGGACAACACACAAATCTCATGCCCTTAATGCAGTTGAAGAGGTCAGCATGGATCACATTGAAGTTGGTGAAGAAGGCTTGAAATTGAGGAAGCGCAGTAGGTTTTTGCTGGAAATATCATCTTCAGCTAATGTTTCCTGGAAGCATCAGAATGCACAGATCTCTAATGAAAAAGATAACACAGAAGGATCGCAGCAGGCATCAAATTGCACAACTTCAAAGAGAAGGTCTTCAAAGAAGAGACGAACAACTGCTCCAGAAGAAGTGATGCCTTTCAAGGTGGCAAATGATGACATAGTTATCATGGAAGAAACAAAGGACACACTTGAATATAATAATGAGTCTAGTAGTAAAGTTCAAGAAATTTGTCAGGTTAATGCTGCAAGAGAAGAGTTCTCTTCAGGTCCATTGCTTGTAACAGTAGCTCCTAGTGACGAAATTTGCACAGTGCAGAGTGTAGCTGTGGTGATACCTGGGTCAGAATCTGGTGACGATGCAAATCAAAGTTCTGATAAGAGTAAGCAACCTCAGGAACATTCTGTCACTCAAACTGTTGATGACCATTTATCTGAAACAAGAAGTGGGAAATTAGATCAATCAACATGCATCACAGGATTAGTCTCTGACAATTGTGTTGTCTCAGAGGACAAAACATTGATGAGTGAAG ACCGTGAAGAGCAAAGCCCTGTGTCCGGAGAACAGAGAGTTAGCTTGGAAGCAAATGCCAATGAGCCTGAGGAAAAGAACCTAGCTAACGTCACATCAACTGATCTCCACACCAAAAGTCTGCAGCATGATATTGACAGAATAGCTAAAGAGACTGATAAAG ATGTTTTGTCTTTGGTTTTCCCTATTGAAGAGCATGAAGAAAAATATGGAGTGAGCCCTATAGCTGTTGAAAAGTGCGTCTGTCGTGAAGCAAGTGCATGTGAATCTGCACGAAAACCCCTAACCGTTATCTTTTCTAACAATCTCCACACCAAACATCTGCAACATGATTGTGATGTGCTAATTAAGGAGACTGGTGAAG AAGTTTTAGCTCAGGAGAATTGTAATGACCAGCCTGTTCCTGCCCAGACTGACCAAGAAATTAAGTTAAACGATGAACTTGCTGATCCGG ATGTTTTAGCTCAGGAGAATTGTAATGACCAGCCCGTTCCTGCCCAGACTGACCTAGAAATTAAGTTACACGATGAACTTGCTGATCCGG ACCATGAAGAGCAAAGCCCTGTATCCGGAGAACGGAGAGTTAGCTTGGAAGCAAATGCCAACGAGCCTGAGGAAAAGAACCTAGCTAACGTCATATCAATTGATCTCCACACCAAAAGTCTGCAGCATGATAATGGCAGAATAGCTGAAGAGACTGATAAAG AGCATGAAGAAAAATATGCAGTTAGCCCTATAGCCGTTGAAAAGAGCTTCCGTCAGGAAGCAAGTGCAATTGAATCTGCAGGAAAACCCCTAACTGTCATCTTTTCTAACGATCTCCACACCAAACATCTGCAACATGATTGTGATGTGCTAATTAAGGAGACTGGTGAAG ATGTTTTAGCTCAGGAGAATTGTAATGACCAGCCTGTTCCTGCCAACGAGCCTGAGGAAAAGAACCTAGCTAACGTCATATCAACTGATCTCCACACCAAAACTCTGCAGCATGATAATGACAGAATAGCTGAAGAGACTGATAAAG ACCATGAAGAGCAAAGCAATGTGTTCGGAGAACGGAGAGTTAGCTTGGAAGCAAATGCCAACGAGCCTGAGGAAAAGAACCTAGCTAACGTCATATCAACTGATCTCCACACCAAAACTCTGCAGCATGATAATGACAGAATAGCTGAAGAGACTGATAAAG ACCATGAAGAGCAAAGCAATGTGTCCGGAGAACGGAGAGTTAGCTTGGAAGCAAATGCCAACGAGCCTGAGGAAAAGAACCTAGCTAACGTCATATCAACTGATCTCCACACCAAAACTCTGCAGCATGATAATGACAGAATAGCTGAAGAGACTGATAAAG ATGTTTCGTCTTTGGTTTTCCCTATTGAAGAGCATGAAGAAAAATATGCAGTGAGCCCTATAGCTGTTGAAAAGAGCGTCAGTCGGGAAGCCAGTGCATGTGAATCTGCAGGAAAACCCCTAACTGTCATCTTTTCTAACGATCTCCACACCAAACATCTGCAACATGATTGTGATGTGCTAATTAAGGAGACTGGTGAAG ATGTTTTAGCTCAGGAGAATTGTAATGACCAGCCTGTTCCGGCCCAGACTGACCTAGAAATGAAGTTAAACGATGAACTTGCTGATCCGG AAGTTTTAGCTCAGGAGAATTGTAATGACCAGCCTGTTCTTGCTCAGACTGACCTAGAAACTAAGTTAAACGATGAACTTGCTGATCTGGCTATGGAATCAGGTTGTAGCATTACTGAAAGGAATGAAGGGCTTGTTGCTCATAATCTTGATCAAGAAG GTTTCCTTGAAGCAACACCAGAGTGCAAACAGGAATGTGGTTTGCCTGAGGAGACAGTAATTTCCTCAAAAGAAACAGGATCTCTGCTGTGTGCAGATCAATCACCAATTGGTCTGGAATCTTTATTTTCGCAAGAAAGCATAGTTGAATCAGTGGGGCATTGTGCACTTGCTTCAGCAACAACTCATACCGAAAATGGCTTTGATGATTCAAAAGATTGCCATAACAAGTCTGCACTTGAAAATGTTCATGTGCCAGAACCTTGTTCACACAATGATACTAAAGGAGGCATTTTTAAAAATGTTGATTGTATGCATACATCCCAGCGAGATGATAGAATGGAAG gagtaccagaggctaacactgaTGAAGAACATGTTCTGTCAGCCTTTTTGCTGGATGCAAATCACCTAAACGT AGTCATTAATTCTGAAGAAGTGGTTTGTGAGGGTGAAGATAGTAAGGAGCTTCTCCATTCGGAAGACTGTAAAGCTTCATCCGAGAAAACAGATGTGAATG ATGGCAATGTATATGGTATTAGTGATGCTGTAGTGAGATGTGCACTGCATGCTCCAGCCGATGATAATTATGAGATTTTTTTGGGTCCCAATACTGATGTACCACGTCAGGTTTATAATGACGGATGCAGTGATGTCAAAGAAGATCGATTTGCTTCCAAACCCTGGACAATTGATATTATTGAGGATGCCTCTGTCAAAGAAAGATCAAATTTAAAAGATTGGCAACTTGATTCCAAGTTGGAGGGCACAGAAATAGTGGAATCTGGCCTTTACTTCAATAAGGATATTGGTAACATTTTACATAGTGGATCTATTGGTGAAATAACTCCATCTGGTTCTGGTTTATCAAAAGATTCATCTGTGGACTATAGAGGGGAGGTTTTAGATGGCTTCTCAATGGAAGCATCTCTTGAAAGGTCTTCTACACGTGGGGAACAAAATGGTTGTAGACTAG ATGCTATTGAGAATCCTTCAATTACTTTAGCAACTTCTGGTTATAAGCATGAAGGTGCTTTATCTGAGGAAGCAGTGTACACAAAGAAGAATTACGCTGGAACATGCTTGTCAAATCCCAGGGAATTAATCATGGAGCTGCAATCCCATTTCTCAAAGGAAAACATAAATGAATCTGATCCTCATGACAGCCTTGTATTCCCAACTGCTGAAAATTCAGCAGATGAACAGCTGGTTAAAGTACACCATGGTTCTAATCTGTCTCAGTTAGGATTAACTGATCTGTTGGATGGACCAATTGGGTGTTCCAATACCGACGTGTTGTGCCAGTGTGACAATcataaaaatcaatccaatgaggACAAGGTAGAGGAAGTTGAGGCGGTGTCTGCTGCTAAATACATAGAAAGTGAAGTTGTGCTGCTCCCATCTCAAGAGAGATCAAATTTGAATAATGAGCAGCTTAACACCAAGTTGGAAAGCCCAAACATTATGGGATCTTGCCTTAACTGTGATAACGATGTTTGTAATACTTCGGACAATGGATCTGTTTTTGTCATTGGTAAAAGAACTCCATCTGCTTCTGGCTTACCAGAAGATTATCCTAAGGATAGTGACTTGCAACAACCGGTTTTAGATAGCTTCTCAGTGGTTTCATCTTTTCAAGACAATATATCTGGGAAGAAAACTGTTTCTGGTGTAGCAG GCAGTGAGATTCTTTCTTTAAGTTTAGCAACTCCTGATTATAAACATGAAGATGGTTTCTCTGAGGAAGCAGTATGCAGAACAAAGAATTATACTGGAACTTCCTCGGTAGATCCGAGGCATTTAGACATGGAGGGGCACTCTATTTACTCTGAGGGAGGTACTGAAAAATCTAATCTGCAAGATAATCTTGCATTTCTAAGCGCTGAGAGTGGAAAAGATGAACCTATTATTTGCCATGTTGAGAAACTGGTTGACGCACATGCTTCTTCAGATACATACCAAGGTCCTTGTCAAGATCTAGGCAGACATGAAGAACAAGAGAGCTGCATGTCTATTCCTATGCAAGCCAAAGAAAGTGGAG GGGTTTTGAGGTCTAGCCACACGAAAGGGTCAGTTACAGCAGCCCAAATTGATTTGGCAGGTGATGCCCATCTTATTGTGAG TGATAATGCTGCTGCCAAGCAAGTGTTTAGTGAGGAGAAAGAGGAAACaaaatctatctcttcttcagatattgATATCCTTCATGAAAAATCATACTCCAGTGGACACG ATGACCATGCTGCTTGTGCTGCCGAAACTCAGTTCTACCATCCACAGAAAGCATCTATATCTGATGGACTACATTTGGGTCCTAGTTCTTTGCAAGTAGAATCACTGGATGCTTTGGATAGCGATATACTGTATGTTAACACAGGAGTTCTCGAGCAGCATCATAAAGAGGGTTACTATGAACCCAGTGTCTACCAAATCACTTCAGGCATTTGCACAATGTCTGAAGCTGAACCATTCGAAGTTTTAGAAACTGGAAAAGATGTAAAAACGCCATCTAAGCTAGATGAGCAACTTAATCCTGGGTTGGACGGAGATGAAGCTGAGAAACACAGCTTAGACTGTGGTACAGACACCAGTCCTGTGATGAGCAAGAGAACCCTTTCTTCACCAGGATCAG GACCATGCCAGCAGTATGTAAATGAAAGCACCACCAGTACACAGTCGACTGATAATCACCCAAACGACCTACCCGCTCCGAGATCTCCTGAACAATCCGCGTGTTTTCAGAATGACAACGATTCGGGTTCAGTAG GCATTTGTCAAAGCAGCAGGCGAAGAGGTATAGATGAACTTTGCGGTAAGCTGCAGAGTTTCAAAGTTTCCAGCGCCGTAAAAGGAAGCTACGTAGCTATGGGTGCACCTCGTCCGAAGCCTGGGGACAGCACGAGCCGATCTGCAGCCGCGCTGCTCAGGAACATAGAGAACACAACTGCTGTTAAAGCTGGCCGTCCTCCTGTCAAGCCAAACGCCGATGGTAAGGACTCGTCTAGGCGAGCCCTGCAGCCCATAAGCGGAAGGCCTGACAGTAGGTAG